CAGCCATTAGAGACACACCGATGGCTCCTCTCCTCAATCTTGCCGTGCAGGATACGTGGGATATGTTCACTAGCATCTGGTAAAGAAACACAGGATTTTACATGGTCAatcagcaaaacatttttttacattaaaGAGCACATTGTAGCCTGAATAGATCACTGGTTATCTTTAATATGATTTGTGGTATTTAGGTTAAGATTACACTGAATTGTTGCAGTAATTCATAACATTTTACACCTTGGCTGTCGACCTGATATACGttttttcacaaaaaaaatgttAGGTGAAATCAAATGCTTGATCACACATTGTATTCAAACAGATTGTTTATAAACAATTGCAGTTGATGGTCTGTTACACAAGCAGAACCATTATATTAGAGGATGAAGAGGAAGTCAACTTCATTCACAACCACAAGTGGATTTCTCCTCACCATTTTTCTGACCGTGTTCTCTGTCAGTCATCACGTTTAGGTTGAAACAACATGATCCTGTTTCATTAGCGTCACTCCATCTTCCTGGTGGAGATATCTGTATGCACACCACCTTCAGTAGCTGTCAGTAGAAAAGCACAACAGTTACCACAATGTGGACACACAATGCACTTATACACACAATCTCTTCAAACTTCCTACTATTAAATAACTCACTTTTCATTTTGCTGTCATTGCATTAGCCTTCGTAAATAGTACAGTGATCACAACATTACCAGTCAGCAAGTACCTGGTTTGGTGTAAATCCAGCATCTTTTAGACAGGCTGATTTAGGATGACTGTCGCTGCATTCCTTTCTCATGAGCATGTCAGCTACCGTTGTCAATGCACACGTGGCCCCGTGGACGTTGAGCCAGGCTTGGCCCTCAGCTAAAGGGGAGCACATCCTCCGCTGAGCAGCCAGGCTCCAGTCACAGATAAAGGTACTCAGTAAGAACTCAGCCAGTCCTGGGAGACCAAACCCCTTCACGTCCTGTAAGAGGGTCTGACTCTTAGCTGTATCCTCCAGTTTGCACGTCCCACAGACAATGTCCACCCTGCTCCAGCATAGCAGGGGCAGCAGCAGGGTTAGGTTCTGGGCCCAGTGACTGGACTCTGCTCTGGGGTCGACATCTCTGTCTCTCAGAAATGCACAAGTACGTTCGTGGCTCATCTGTGCAcaaggaaaggaggggagaacAACACATGTATTCAGTGAAAGTATTACGGTACACACATTATTCTTGCTTATACTTACTTGACTGATGTCGGAATCAACAGGATGTTATTCTTTTTAAAAAGTTTCGTTGGGGAGGTCCAGATTAGAAACTCTCATTTCTCAATGAAACATTGTGTAGTAGATAGGGCTGTACAATATGCACTGCTGAGTATCACACTTCCTGTCAGTCTCACCTGTAGCCCGTGTGAGGGGCTGCTGGGTCCAGAGGAGGAGTGTCCCACCAGTGCCTGCACTCTGCTGCCGCTGTGCCCTGTCGGCTCACTCTGCCCCACTCCATTCAAAACCTCCGGAACGGCTCGCAGCAAGTCGTTGCTCCCACAGATGGCATAGATGCCGTAGCCCAGAGTCACAGCTGGTAGAAGGTCAGGGTTTCTGTTGTTCTCCTCTACGGTGAATATCACTATCCAGTCCTCTTGAATTGTGCTAGAGAATGAAATAGCATAAGATGTCTTCACATGGCTGTGCATACCCCCCAACTCCCCCCTCGAAATATTTGGAACAATTTGGAAGACAGTAAAGATCATCCTCTGACAATAATGAACAAAAACTAAATTTAGCCTACACATGAAACAGatcaatatgttaaaataaatGTAATGCAGATGTAACCTGCTTATATGAATTCAAGATGAGTGCATTCTACTTGTATGTATACATTTAGTCATCAACGAGAGACAGATATCTGGAGTGACTTCAGTAGAAACTAGCAGAATGCTCCGGAAGCCTCTGGAGTTTCCCATCAGGTTGTTTAATTGCCTTTTTAGATGGTCCCATGATATGTCATTGAGAGTCCAATCATTTGATCTCAGTTTTCCCACTGAGATAATTAAAACAATTACAAACTCAGTGCTGATCAAACAAACAAGAGTTACGTTTAAATCCAGGTCCTGTGttatacagacacaaataaaTTAAAGAAATGCATCAATGATTCCCAAATGAAATTGTTCCTAGAGAGAGAAGTTGTGAGTGCTGAAAAGAGATCATCAGATTTTTAAAAATTTACAttagtaaaaacatgttttgccAATAACTACAATTCCATTTTTATACTCACCTTTCATATTTCAGAACCAGATTCATTCTACAGTGAGTGAGAGCGTCTCCAACAGAGTTGTTTAAAGTGAAACATATTGTGTCTCCATCCTCTCTACTGTGTGGTAGCGCAGCGCTCGCGTCCAGAGTCAGACAGAGTCTTCTGCAGCAGGGAGTCACTGCCCCGGTGAACAGAGCTAACAAGACAAGTGTGACTGGTCTCATCTCAGAGCCTCGCCTTGGCACAGTCACCATCCTGGAGAGCGTCTGTGTTTTATAGCCTCTTTTCTCCTACCCAGCTGTAGGGGTTATCTGATGGGGGGAACAAACTGACAAGTAAACACAATTATGACGTAAGGCTTCCAGAACTTTGGAGAACAAACAACATGACATCTGATTCCTTGCTCAACGAATGATAATTTCAATTTTATTGACCACGGTAATTGTTTATCTCTTCCAAGTGTAGTTTTCCCCTTCCCACGTTCACTGTGTGGCCTAATATAAGATACCTTTCCATCCCAGTGTACACAGGAAGATGTGTTATTATCCAAGTCATTTGGTATTAGATTACCTTTCATTTATTTCAACATCTATTTGAAATGGATTACACTGGTTTCCAGTTACATATAGATATAATTCACAAAGCCTAGCGTGTCAGTTGCAAATATTATGACATCTATATATCATATTATGACATCTATCATATTATGACATCTATCTACCATATTATGACATCTATCTATCATATTTTGACATCTTTCTATCATATTATGACATCTATCTATCATATTATGACATCTATCTACCATATTATGACATCTATCTATCATATTATGACATCTATCTACCATATTATGACATCTATCTATCATATTATGACATCTATATATCATATTATGACATCTATCTACCATATTATGACATATATATATCATATTATGACATCTATCTACCATGTTATGACATCTATCTACCATATTATGACATCTATATATCATATTATGACATCTATCTATCATATTATGACATCTATCTACCATATTATGACATCTATCTACCATATTATGACATCTATCATATTATGACATATAACTACCATATTATGACATCTATCTACCATATTATGACATCTATCTACCATATTATGACATCTATCTATCATATTATGACATATAACTATCATATTATGACATCTATCTACCATATTATGACATTTATCGTATTATGAAATCTATCTATCATATTATGACATTTATCGTACTATGACATCTATCTACCATATTATGACATCTATCTACCATATTATGACATCTATCTATCATATTATGACATATAACTACCATATTATGACATCTATCTACCATATTATGACATCTATCATATTATGACATCTATCTACCATATTATGACATCTATCTACCATATTATGACATCTATCTATCATATTATGACATCTATCTATCATATTATGACATCTATCTATCATATTATGACATCTATCTACCATATTATGACATATATCTACCATATTATGACATCTATCTACCATATTATGACATCTATCTATCATATTATGACATCTATCTATCATATTATGACATCTATCTATCATAGTATGACATCTATCTACCATATTATGACATCTATCTACCATATTATGACATCTATCTATCATATTATGACATATAACTACCATATTATGACATCTATCTACCATATTATGACATCTATCTATCATATTATGACATATAACTATCATATTATGACATCTATCTACCATATTATGACATTTATCGTATTATGAAATCTATCTATCATATTATGACATTTATCTTACTATGACATCTATCTACCATATTATGACATCTATCTACCATATTATGACATCTATCTATCATATTATGACATATAACTACCATATTATGACATCTATCTACCATATTATGACATCTATCATATTATGACATCTATCTACCATATTATGACATCTATCTACCATATTATGACATCTATCTATCATATTATGACATCTATCTATCATATTATGACATCTATCTATCATATTATGACATCTATCTACCATATTATGACATCTATCTACCATATTATGACATCTATCTACCATATTATGACATCTATCTATCATATTATGACATCTATCTATCATATTATGACATCTATCTATCATATTATGACATCTATCTACCATATTATGACATCTATCTACCATATTATGACATCTATCTATCATATTATGACATATAACTACCATATTATGACATCTATATATCATATTATGACATCTATCTATCATATTATGACATCTATCTACCATATTATGACATCTATCTACCATATTATGACATCTATCTATCATATTATGACATATAACTACCATATTATGACATCTATCTACCATATTATGACATCTATTATATTATGACATCTATCTACCATATTATGACATCTATATATCATATTATGACATCTATCTATCATATTATGACATCTATCTACCATATTATGACATCTATCTATCATATTATGACATCTATATATCATATTATGACATCTATCTACCATATTATGACATATATATATCATATTATGACATCTATCTACCATGTTATGACATCTATCTACCATATTATGACATCTATATATCATATTATGACATCTATCTATCATATTATGACATCTATCTACCATATTATGACATCTATCTACCATATTATGACATCTATCTATCATATTATGACATATAACTACCATATTATGACATCTATCTACCATATTATGACATATATCATATTATGACATCTATCTACCATATTATGACATCTATCTACCATATTATGACATCTATCTACCATATTATGACATCTATCTATCATATTATGACATATAACTATCATATTATGACATCTATCTACCATATTATGACATTTATCGTATTATGAAATCTATCTATCATATTATGACATTTATCTTACTATGACATCTATCTACCATATTATGACATCTATCTACCATATTATGACATCTATCTATCATATTATGACATATAACTACCATATTATGACATCTATCTACCATATTATGACATCTATCATATTATGACATCTATCTACCATATTATGACATCTATCTACCATATTATGACATCTATCTATCATATTATGACATCTATCTATCATATTATGACATCTATCTATCATATTATGACATCTATCTACCATATTATGACATCTATCTACCATATTATGACATCTATCTACCATATTATGACATCTATCTATCATATTATGACATCTATCTATCATATTATGACATCTATCTATCATATTATGACATCTATCTACCATATTATGACATCTATCTACCATATTATGACATCTATCTATCATATTATGACATATAACTACCATATTATGACATCTATCTACCATATTATGACATCTATCTATCATATTATGACATATAACTATCATATTATGACATCTATCTACCATATTATGACATTTATCGTATTATGAAATCTATCTATCATATTATGACATTTATCTTACTATGACATCTATCTACCATATTATGACATCTATCTACCATATTATGACATCTATCTATCATATTATGACATATAACTACCATATTATGACATCTATCTACCATATTATGACATCTATCATATTATGACATCTATCTACCATATTATGACATCTATCTATCATATTATGACATCTATCTATCATATTATGACATCTATCTATCATATTATGACATCTATCTACCATATTATGACATATATCTACCATATTATGACATCTATCTACCATATTATGACATCTATCTATCATATTATGACATATATCTATCATATTATGACATCTATCTATCATATTATGACATCTATCTACCATATTATGACATCTATCTACCATATTATGACATCTATCTATCATATTATGACATATAACTACCATATTATGACATCTATCTACCATATTATGACATCTATCATATTATGACATCTATCATATTATGACATCTATCTACCATATTATGACATCTATCTACCATATTATGACATCTATCTATCATATTATGACATATAACTATCATATTATGACATCTATCTACCATATTATGACATTTATCGTATTATGAAATCTATCTATCATATTATGACATTTATCTTACTATGACATCTATCTATCATATTATGACATCTATCTACCATATCATGACGTCTATCTGCCATATGATGATATGTGCATTACAAGTATTGTACATAAGACATCTTGTGATCGGCATAGCTGGCTTCCTCTTTGTTATCCGTGTTCTATCTGGGGGTATCTGGTGTCGGAGGGCTTAGCTCCAATGTGGTGGTTCTCTGTGATGCTGGGGGGTCTTAGGTCCAGTGTGGTGGTTCTCTGTGGTGCTGGGGGTGGAGGGCCTAGGTTCAAGGTCTTGAGGCCTAAACTAAGATGACACTAATAGGCCTGTGGTAGGAGATAGCAAGGCCTACTGCCTGGCTCAGTGACACATCCTCCGGAGTGTGACATCACGCTGGCACCATCCATGAGCAGAGGAGGGGATACTGCTGGGAATCAGTACACTCTAGAGTCTGTCGCTGCAATATGGAGGCAACTCATCGTAATGAGGATGACACATCCGTTGTTTGTTACAGGAAGCTCACAGCTGTGCCCAGTGTATGGCTGGACATTAAACATGCCCCCTTATAgagaggtctgaatacttcactgaaacaataacaaagcggcatccccgcctctgttttggtcAACAGCTAAGGAGAGGGACCTGGAGAATTATAACCACTCTCACATTCatggacagagctatggatgcaaggactgaccattcatgatatcaaaattatagttttaaccatgttttgaggctatgcaGTGTTTGGTAACATTGTTTAGAAATAAattgtaaaacaagcttatattttaggttctgatggggtacgacagttgaactaaactcacGAGGCAAATGTAAATTATATTCtgcaagaatcaatgggtaaacACTGTATTATCATAGTATTATATGtatcattcatttattttatagTTTAAGTAAAAAAGGGTGTAACAATTAAGGATTCTAACTTTAATCTAATTCAAGGACGTTTCATATGTTTTACTGTGAATTAGAAAACAATATTATATTTGTTTCAAAATATATCTTATGAATGAATATCTTTGTAAGTAATTGATAATGGATGAGTCTCTTTCACATTTGATGAATATGTGAGATATGTATCAGATTTACGCATCAGATCTGTATATTTCACATTGTACACATATACTGTATCAAATTCAGCCAAGGCTTGTCTGCAGACGTCAATAAAGGGGAAGAGGTTGTACTTTAACTTATATCCACTAGAGGGCAGACTGTTTTATTTCCCTTCAGGATGGTCAGTGTAATTGTACATCGCCTCAGGTGTACTGAGCTGCTGGTGTTTTTCCTATCTGAGTAAAAAAACACTATTAGATATGTAAAGAAGCAATTACACTGTTGGATATGTATTTAAAGGTGTTTGTTTTTTAAGCATTATGTGGTTGCAGATGGGTACAGTCTGAATCCTAATAAAACATCAAACTTAGAGAACACAAAACAATTGTACGTTTTAAATCAAAAGTCAATAAATGACCatcatatatttacattttacattcaaTTGTTTTTGTATATAGATGACCCACAAGCTAGTAACGTATATCATTGGTCTTCTACCCCGTTTCATTTGTGTTTTCCTCTGGCCTCAGTATTATAATGAAACATTTTAGAAGAAAGATACAAAGTAGCATTCCATAACTAGAGGCCAGAATAGCAAATATCTCCACAGCTACAGTGAACTTCCCAGGAGAGCTGACATAAGCTGGGATAAAGGTGATCCAGACTGCACAGAATATGAGCATGCTGAAGGTGATGAATTTGGCCTCATTGAAGTTATCAGGCAGCTTTCGAGCCAGAAAAGCCAACACAAAGCACAAGAGAGCCAGGAGTCCTATATACCCCAACACAGTCCAGAAACCAATGGCTGAACCCACATCACACTCTAGAATGATCTTTTCCTTGTAGGTAGTGAGGTTTTTAACGGGGAAGGGAGGGGACAGGACCAACCACAGAGTGCATATCAAAGCCTGGACAAACGTGAAGGACACCACAGTCAAGGACACAGAGTCAAGGAGAAGAGCAGCAGGAAGCTCAGCTCAGAGTTGTTGGCCCTGACGATGAGGGTCTTTCTGTAGTGGAAGAAAATTGTTGTTATAATAACAGTTAAACAAACaccaatcaaataaaacaaaaaaaacaaaatgaCCCCCCCATGACCTCAGTGTAGGACAGGAATTCTATGTCTTTTATGACACGTCTATCCCCTCTCCCATTGGACCAGTATTGGACTGGATGAATCTGGTTGGAGAAGAAAACCACAGAAAAACCACAATGTTAATGATTCAGGAAAACAAACAGACTCACATAGGGGACCAAGGAGAGTCTGTGTGTTCATGTTCACTCATGTACATATCAATCAGCAATGCTTGTCCACTGTAGAGTGTGTGTGAATGGACTTGTCTTCGATACTGTACATACCAACAGGGGCTGAGTGGCTGAGGTTaagtgtaattgttgtgttactGAATACCGTGCAGGATAGCATTCTGACTCCCCAGTCAGAGATACGAAAACAAAACAATGTGACAATGTACCcgtctcactccctcctccccagACAATGCTAGCATCGTTCATATTGAACTGGTGGTCTTCAGGCAAGGAAGCTTCATAGAAACCGAGTGTGGCCACTTCCATGGCTCTCGATGTGGCACTTTGTAAATGTATCAGTTCATCTCTGGCAGGGGAATCTCCattgctgtaaaaaaaaaaagactctctccccctctcctgttgTGAAATTGACACTATGTAGAGAGAGCAACGGCTAAAGAGGAAAATGGTAAAGAGATgaaagtctttttttttttttatgtagctTTTGCGTTCATCGTTCTGTTATTATCAGTCTACAGTGAAatcatttattttaatttaattattTGCAATGGACCATTTTTTGAGTGGTATATAGGAAATAAACCTCAGATGTAGAGTAGATTAAAAAACCACTCATAACATTGAAAACAATGAAATATTTGTTCTCTTCAACTGAAAGAGGATACTCACTTCTTACAACTTATTGGGTCTGGTAAACTCTGGAAGTTGGGCACACTCCCGTCGTACTCGGTCTGGAAGGTGAAGATGCCTCCGATGACGAGGTCCCCGTCCTTGGCCAGCTCCGGCAGCTCTGCCCTGCTCTGCAGTCTGCACACAggctctccctcccccatcaccACCAGCAGCACCAACAGGACCAGCTCCAGCGGTGGCATGACTCCTGGCTCCGTGGTGCAGTCTGGAGTTAgggctgtctctgtgtctctgtgtctctgtgtctctgtgtctctgtggctctgtggctctgtgtctctgtgtctctgtgtctctgtgtctctgtgtctctgtggctctgtgtctctgtggttctTTGGTTCTGtggctctgtggctctgtggctCTGTGTCTTTTtggctctgtggctctgtggctctgtggctctgtggctctgtggctATCTGGCTCTGTGGTTCTGTGGCTCTGTggttctgtgtctctgtgtctctgtgtctctgtgtctctgtgtctctgtgtctctctgtctatgtggctctgtggctctgtggctctgtggctctgtggctATCTGGCTCTGTGGTTCTGTGGCTCTGTGGTTCTGtggctctgtgtctctgtgtctctgtggctctgtggctctgtgtctttgtgtctctgtgtctctctggctCTGTGGCTATGTGGCTATGtggctctgtggctctgtggctctgtggctctgtgtctctgtgtctctgtggctctgtggctctgtggctctgtggctctctggctctgtgtctctgtgtctctgtggctctgtggctctgtggctctgtggctATCTGGCTCTGTGGTTCTGTGGTTCTGTGgctctgtgtctttgtgtctctgtgtctctctggctctgtggctctgtggctctgtggctctgtggctctgtgtctctgtggctctgtgtctctgtgtctctgtgtctctctggctctgtggctctgtggctctgtggctctgtgtctctgtggctctgtggctctgtggctttgtggctctgtggctctgtgtctctgtggctctgtggctctgtggctCTCTGGCTCTGTGCAACTCACAGCTCCTCTCTTTATACTCTCACAACCCTGTGTCTGTCTCAGAGCCTTACCACAGAGGCCCTGTCTGTCGGTGCTCCCGTCCCCGTCCACGTCCTGCCCACTCCCCCCTCAACCTGGCATGTAGGGGGTGTGACAGGTCTCTGAGGTATAGAGAGAAAGACGTAGGGCTCTCTAACGACTGTACCATATGTAGTGCCCTTGCTGTTCACAGTGTAATGTAACACTGGCAACATGCGGCACGTATCCGGGCCCGTGGCTGCTCTTTGATGGGCTCAAAGCCCTGTTACAGCCGCTCAAATTCACAGATTGATGAGTGTGTGGCGGCTGGAGTCTGTGAGATGTACAGAAAGAAATCACTGGTTTTATGCAATTGACCTCACTTGCCGAACTATTGCTAAACATGAAACTGGAATCATTGAGGATATACAGtaatagtcaaaagtttggacacacctactcattcaagggtttttattgaTTTAATGACTGCTACAGCCCTAGTCCCTCCCCTAAAAAGTTTCCCCTCAACCCAGAGAAAAGCCCTATCACTTGGGTAATATTGTTTGGTTTTCCTAGGGCCCATAAGAAGCTGGGACTCTTCAAAGTGCCACTTACAGAACAAAAACAGGCCCAAGCaagtgtcttcttcttattggtgtcctttagtaggggtttctttacagcaattcgaccatgaaggcctgattcacgcagtctcctctgaacagttgatgttgagatgtgtccattacttgaactccgtgaagcatgtatttgggctgcaatctgaggctggtaactctaatgaaattatcctctgcagcagaggtaactctaggtcttcctttcctatggcggtcctcatgacagccagtttcatcatggcgcttgatggtgtttgcgactgcacttgaaaaaacgttcaaagttatttaaatgttccgtattgactgaccttcatgtcttaaaataataatggactgtcgtttctccttacttatttgagctgttcttgccataatacggacttggtcttttaccaaatagggctatattctgtataccacccctagcttgtcacaacacaactgattggctcaaacgcattaagaaggaaatcaattccacaaattaacttttaacaacgcacacctgttaattgatatctcaaccactactaaaggacaccaataataagaagagacttgcttgggcctataaacacgagcaatggacattagaccggtggaaatctgtcctttggtctgatgagtccaaattcaagatttttggttccaaccgccgtgtctttgtgagaccaccgtaaagcatggaggaggaggtgtgatggtgtgggggtgctttgctggtgacactgtctgtgatttatgtagaattcaaggcacacttaaccagcatggctaccacagcattctgcagtgatacaccatcccatctggtttccgcttagtgggactatcatttgtttttcaacaggacaatgacccaaaacacacctccaggctgtgtaagggctatttgaccaaggagagtgatggagtgctgcatcagattacctggcctccagaatcccctgacctcaacccaattgagatggtttgggatgagttggaccacagagtgaaggaaaagaagccaacaagtgctcagcatatgtgggaactccttccagactgttggaaaagcattccaggtgaagctggttgagagaatgccaaaagtgtgcaaagctgtcatcaaggcaaagggtggctactttgaagaatctcaaataacaaatattatttgatttgtttaacacttttttgattactacataattccgtgtgttatttcatagtgttgatgtcttcactattattctacaatgtagaaaatagtacaaataaagaaaaacccttgattgagtagatgtgtccaaactgttgactggtactgtaaatgtgtACCCATAACTAGATCCCCCTTCTTCACCAGTTGGGCTGTTGAGGCTTTCGGTCTGTAAGGTGAACTATCCTTTTAGAAGAGCTTTATCAGCAACCAGGAGAGGATCAACCCCCGTCATCCAGTAGGTCCCTTTGTATTGCAATGGGTGGGATAAAGTGACAGCCTGAAATCTGGGTGCAT
The DNA window shown above is from Coregonus clupeaformis isolate EN_2021a chromosome 6, ASM2061545v1, whole genome shotgun sequence and carries:
- the LOC121567608 gene encoding vomeronasal type-2 receptor 116-like, which gives rise to MRPVTLVLLALFTGAVTPCCRRLCLTLDASAALPHSREDGDTICFTLNNSVGDALTHCRMNLVLKYESTIQEDWIVIFTVEENNRNPDLLPAVTLGYGIYAICGSNDLLRAVPEVLNGVGQSEPTGHSGSRVQALVGHSSSGPSSPSHGLQMSHERTCAFLRDRDVDPRAESSHWAQNLTLLLPLLCWSRVDIVCGTCKLEDTAKSQTLLQDVKGFGLPGLAEFLLSTFICDWSLAAQRRMCSPLAEGQAWLNVHGATCALTTVADMLMRKECSDSHPKSACLKDAGFTPNQLLKVVCIQISPPGRWSDANETGSCCFNLNVMTDREHGQKNDASEHIPRILHGKIEERSHRCVSNGWVEGLLLTALFWLGIYTSTVVTVSHRDTPVYRANSKLSFLLLITQTLCSLSPLTAIGRPSEWSCMLRHTAFGITFVLCISCVLGKTIVVLMAFRATLPGSNVMKWFGPPQQRLSVLAFTLIQVLICVLWLTVSPPFPYKNMKTYKENSILECDVGSAIGFWAVLGYIGLLALLCFVLVSQANKLPSMQAKFLLLTVLIHVQLAAWLQTSRAPTKYKLVIEVHST
- the LOC121568476 gene encoding LOW QUALITY PROTEIN: G-protein coupled receptor family C group 6 member A-like (The sequence of the model RefSeq protein was modified relative to this genomic sequence to represent the inferred CDS: inserted 1 base in 1 codon), which encodes MPPLELVLLVLLVVMGEGEPVCRLQSRAELPELAKDGDLVIGGIFTFQTEYDGSVPNFQSLPDPISCHGGVILFFLFYLIGVCLTVIITTIFFHYRKTLIVRANNSELSFLLLFSLTLCXLTVVSFTFVQALICTLWLVLSPPFPVKNLTTYKEKIILECDVGSAIGFWTVLGYIGLLALLCFVLAFLARKLPDNFNEAKFITFSMLIFCAVWITFIPAYVSSPGKFTVAVEIFAILASSYGMLLCIFLLKCFIIILRPEENTNETG